One Nitrososphaerota archaeon DNA window includes the following coding sequences:
- a CDS encoding isocitrate/isopropylmalate dehydrogenase family protein encodes MKKVAVINGDGTGPELVDATLSVLKAAGTGAEFLSCEAGSEWWEKNRGPSFIPDETWKVLEESDTCLKGPTTTLPIPGTPRSVAVSIRQKFNLYANVRPVKTFPGQTGPLGDVDFVIVREATEGLYAGLEHKLSDDVSIAIRLITKAKSTSVAKFAFAEAERRGWKRVVAISKANILKVTDTMFLDSVRAVGRKHPGIELEDLLIDNFAQQLVKNPQRFNRSVILGTNLFMDIMSEEASGLIGSVGMVYSGNFGDGYAMFEPAHGSTPKYKGKNKVNPTATILSGAWMLDYIGEKKASKAIFDATFDVVREGKSLTYDLGGKAGTTQMVQAIIRKL; translated from the coding sequence TTGAAGAAGGTCGCTGTGATCAATGGCGACGGGACAGGGCCCGAGCTTGTCGACGCTACCCTCTCGGTTCTGAAGGCTGCAGGGACCGGGGCAGAGTTCCTCTCCTGTGAAGCAGGGTCAGAATGGTGGGAGAAGAACAGGGGGCCCAGCTTCATCCCCGACGAGACCTGGAAGGTCCTCGAGGAATCCGACACCTGCCTCAAGGGCCCTACCACGACCCTTCCCATTCCAGGCACTCCGCGCAGCGTGGCAGTGAGCATCAGGCAGAAGTTCAACCTCTACGCCAACGTGCGGCCCGTCAAGACCTTCCCCGGCCAGACCGGACCCCTTGGCGACGTCGACTTCGTCATCGTCAGAGAGGCGACGGAGGGGCTCTACGCGGGGCTCGAGCACAAGCTCTCGGACGACGTTTCGATCGCGATCAGACTGATCACCAAAGCAAAATCCACGAGCGTCGCAAAGTTCGCCTTTGCCGAGGCCGAGCGACGAGGCTGGAAGAGAGTCGTTGCCATCTCGAAAGCCAACATCCTAAAGGTCACCGACACCATGTTCCTCGACTCCGTCCGAGCCGTGGGGCGGAAGCACCCAGGGATCGAGCTGGAGGACCTGTTAATCGACAACTTCGCCCAGCAGCTTGTCAAGAACCCTCAGAGGTTCAACAGGAGCGTGATATTGGGGACGAACCTGTTCATGGACATAATGTCCGAAGAAGCCTCCGGCCTCATCGGGAGCGTGGGGATGGTCTACTCGGGGAACTTTGGAGACGGCTACGCGATGTTCGAGCCCGCCCACGGCAGCACCCCAAAGTACAAGGGGAAGAACAAGGTCAACCCGACCGCCACCATCCTCTCCGGAGCCTGGATGCTGGACTACATCGGAGAGAAGAAGGCGTCCAAGGCCATCTTCGATGCTACCTTCGATGTGGTTCGGGAGGGGAAGAGCCTGACCTACGACCTCGGTGGGAAGGCGGGGACCACGCAGATGGTACAGGCGATCATCCGGAAGCTATAG
- a CDS encoding acylphosphatase has translation MPRIAVRLKIFGLVHGVFFRASMAEVAATNAVAGWVRNKEDGTVDAFLEGEEAHVRRVLEWAKRGPARARVDSIRVEKTRTRNSRGFRIEG, from the coding sequence ATGCCTAGAATCGCGGTAAGGTTGAAGATATTCGGTCTCGTCCACGGTGTCTTCTTTCGCGCTTCGATGGCTGAAGTCGCCGCAACCAACGCAGTTGCCGGCTGGGTCAGAAACAAGGAAGACGGCACTGTCGACGCCTTCCTCGAGGGCGAGGAGGCCCACGTCAGACGCGTCCTCGAATGGGCCAAGCGAGGCCCCGCGCGCGCCCGGGTCGACTCCATCAGGGTGGAGAAGACGAGAACCCGAAACTCCAGAGGATTCAGAATCGAAGGATGA
- a CDS encoding iron-sulfur cluster assembly protein — translation MSEAQVDRAELERGLGKIIDPELGRPITDLKLIDNLTTEGGFVNLEFHLTAPFCPPVFALKIASDIKATVMSTKGVTDSKVTLRGHYLADAVNKQVNKPVQPHP, via the coding sequence TTGTCCGAAGCTCAGGTCGACAGAGCAGAACTGGAGCGCGGTTTAGGCAAGATCATCGACCCTGAGCTTGGGAGGCCTATCACCGACCTCAAGCTTATCGACAATCTCACGACAGAAGGAGGCTTCGTGAACCTGGAATTCCATCTGACCGCCCCCTTCTGCCCGCCTGTATTCGCCCTGAAGATCGCAAGCGACATCAAGGCGACCGTGATGTCCACCAAGGGGGTGACAGACTCGAAGGTCACGCTGCGGGGCCACTATCTCGCTGACGCGGTCAACAAGCAGGTCAACAAGCCGGTCCAGCCTCACCCCTAG
- a CDS encoding YbaK/EbsC family protein, which produces MPGSKELVADFLSKAGIPVEVREFSGSTKNSALAAQELGCGVEQIAKSIVFKGSRTFVVVLSGDRKVDAAKLENLVKGPVKAATPDEVRENTGFPVGGVPPFPHRDGVEVIPDLSLARFADVWAAAGTPNAVFRVRTEDLFRMLGREPAELSVPQQI; this is translated from the coding sequence TTGCCTGGCAGTAAGGAACTGGTTGCAGACTTCCTGAGCAAAGCCGGAATCCCGGTGGAAGTGAGGGAATTCAGCGGGAGCACGAAGAACTCCGCTCTCGCGGCCCAGGAGCTCGGGTGCGGCGTCGAACAGATAGCCAAGAGCATAGTCTTCAAGGGAAGCAGGACCTTCGTCGTGGTGCTTTCTGGAGACAGGAAAGTGGATGCTGCAAAGCTGGAGAATCTCGTGAAGGGACCCGTCAAGGCGGCCACGCCTGACGAGGTCAGGGAGAACACCGGGTTCCCCGTCGGGGGAGTCCCTCCTTTTCCGCACAGGGATGGGGTGGAAGTCATACCCGACCTCTCGCTTGCGAGGTTCGCCGATGTCTGGGCGGCGGCAGGCACCCCCAATGCCGTGTTTCGGGTCAGGACGGAGGACCTCTTCAGGATGCTTGGCAGAGAGCCCGCGGAGCTTTCAGTCCCTCAACAGATATAG
- a CDS encoding phosphate uptake regulator PhoU, with translation MDARKVLEMGGGTLLISLPKAWVKKNGVRKGATVAVEELSGRKLLVRPIEDAEEKPREIELEYPGEDFGHVANDLTSAYLLGYDLIRIVGKKVISREDRAMLKATMGHLVGLEIMDEDAKKITIQFLLEPSAIIPERIVRRMSSILGGMLRDTAEGLTKGDSKLLGLVAERDDEVDRLYFLLVRAIRAAIMRPEVAEGYGLSPVDVLDYRVLASFLESEGDAVAELSKDLRAARSSKELSRRYSSCVAKLEQMTDLATQAFLSRRASRLRTINAKVNGLADEVTESLASIGQLPAAEGNHMVKILGTLERASKLLVDVSDLAVITQPVS, from the coding sequence TTGGACGCCAGGAAGGTGCTGGAGATGGGGGGAGGGACGCTGTTGATTTCTCTTCCCAAGGCATGGGTAAAGAAGAATGGGGTCAGGAAGGGGGCGACCGTCGCGGTCGAGGAACTTTCGGGGAGGAAGCTCTTGGTCAGGCCCATCGAAGATGCGGAGGAGAAGCCAAGGGAGATCGAACTCGAGTATCCAGGGGAGGACTTCGGCCACGTGGCCAACGACCTCACCAGCGCCTACCTGCTCGGTTACGACCTGATACGAATCGTCGGGAAGAAGGTCATCTCCCGCGAAGACAGGGCGATGCTGAAGGCGACCATGGGGCACCTGGTCGGTCTCGAAATCATGGACGAGGATGCGAAGAAGATAACGATCCAGTTCCTCCTCGAACCGTCGGCGATAATCCCCGAGAGGATCGTAAGGAGGATGTCCAGCATCCTCGGTGGGATGCTGAGGGACACAGCGGAGGGCCTGACCAAGGGGGACTCGAAGCTCCTGGGGCTGGTCGCCGAACGGGATGACGAGGTGGACCGGCTGTACTTCCTGCTCGTCCGGGCCATCAGGGCGGCGATAATGCGCCCAGAGGTGGCCGAAGGGTATGGCCTGTCACCGGTTGACGTGCTCGACTACCGAGTGCTCGCGAGCTTCCTCGAGAGCGAGGGGGATGCGGTCGCCGAGCTTTCCAAGGACCTCCGCGCGGCCCGGAGTTCGAAGGAGCTCTCCCGTCGATACTCCTCCTGCGTGGCGAAGCTTGAACAGATGACCGACCTGGCGACCCAGGCGTTCCTCTCACGCAGGGCAAGCAGACTCAGGACAATCAACGCCAAGGTCAACGGACTCGCAGATGAGGTGACCGAGAGCCTAGCGTCCATCGGACAGCTCCCCGCGGCCGAGGGCAATCACATGGTGAAGATTCTGGGCACCTTGGAGAGGGCGAGCAAGCTCCTCGTGGACGTGTCTGACCTGGCAGTGATTACTCAGCCTGTGTCGTGA
- a CDS encoding CTP synthase, with product MPKYLFVTGGVMSGLGKGITTSSVAKLLELSGLEATCLKIDPYLNFDAGTMNPVTHGEVFVTDDGGETDMDLGNYERFLDRDMSRSNNITTGQVYKKVIDDERRGRFLGKSVQIIPHVTDEIKRRVRELAVNSKVDVLVVEVGGTIGDIESLPFLEALRQMRMEEGPERTLFLHVSLAPELSVVGEMKTKPTQHSVQEMRRIGLQPDILVIRGTRSLPKEAKEKVSLFTSVPVESVVSDPDVESIYQVPRLLEKEGVLKPILKQFGIRSRLSIAAWNVVADRFLDQEKTVRIAMVGKYASLADSYVSVNEALSHAAAVNGVRVRISWIESEDIEGDRAKLALLEGYDGVVIPQGFGSRGTEGKIAAANHARVKGIPYLGLCFGFQLASISFARHVLGLTRANTTEVDPETPNPVIDLLPEQREVSDLGGTMRLGGHDVFLKKPSRAFEIYGRDKIRERHRHRFELNQKYLEKFEKKGMHYTAFSDNGRRAEIMELDGHPFYMGTQFHPEYISRPERPEPIYVEFMAAARRRLEGSSNEGERMKALAR from the coding sequence ATGCCGAAGTACCTTTTTGTGACTGGAGGCGTGATGTCGGGCCTCGGCAAGGGCATAACAACCTCCTCCGTGGCCAAATTGCTGGAGCTGTCGGGGCTCGAAGCGACCTGCCTGAAAATCGACCCATATCTGAACTTCGACGCAGGGACCATGAACCCTGTTACCCACGGCGAGGTCTTCGTGACAGACGACGGCGGGGAGACCGACATGGACCTGGGGAACTATGAAAGGTTCCTCGACCGAGACATGTCGAGGTCCAACAACATAACGACCGGCCAGGTGTACAAGAAAGTCATTGACGATGAGAGGAGGGGAAGGTTCCTCGGCAAGTCGGTCCAGATAATTCCCCATGTGACGGACGAGATCAAGAGAAGGGTCAGGGAGCTCGCAGTCAATTCAAAGGTGGATGTCCTGGTGGTTGAGGTCGGGGGGACAATCGGGGACATTGAGAGCCTGCCCTTCCTCGAGGCGTTAAGGCAGATGAGGATGGAGGAGGGCCCGGAGAGGACCCTGTTCCTTCACGTCAGCCTCGCCCCTGAACTGTCCGTGGTCGGAGAGATGAAGACGAAGCCGACCCAGCACAGCGTCCAGGAGATGCGAAGGATCGGGCTCCAGCCCGACATCCTCGTGATACGGGGGACGAGGTCCCTGCCGAAGGAGGCGAAGGAAAAGGTCTCTCTTTTCACCAGCGTGCCTGTGGAAAGCGTTGTCTCCGACCCGGACGTCGAGTCAATCTACCAGGTTCCCCGGCTCCTGGAGAAGGAGGGAGTGCTGAAGCCCATCCTGAAACAGTTCGGCATCAGGTCAAGGCTGAGCATCGCGGCATGGAATGTTGTCGCCGACAGGTTCCTGGACCAGGAGAAGACGGTCAGGATCGCCATGGTGGGGAAGTACGCGAGCCTGGCCGACAGCTACGTGAGCGTCAACGAGGCTTTGAGCCATGCGGCTGCTGTCAACGGTGTCAGGGTGAGGATCTCGTGGATCGAGTCCGAGGACATCGAGGGGGACAGGGCCAAACTTGCCCTGCTAGAAGGCTACGATGGGGTGGTAATACCCCAGGGGTTCGGGAGCCGGGGCACCGAAGGAAAGATAGCCGCGGCGAACCATGCGAGAGTGAAGGGGATACCGTATCTCGGGCTCTGCTTCGGATTCCAGCTGGCAAGCATCTCGTTCGCCAGGCACGTGCTCGGGCTGACCAGAGCGAACACGACGGAAGTTGACCCCGAGACGCCTAATCCAGTCATCGACCTGCTGCCCGAGCAGAGGGAGGTTTCCGACCTGGGTGGGACCATGAGACTCGGAGGCCACGATGTATTCCTCAAGAAGCCGTCTCGGGCCTTCGAGATCTATGGACGAGACAAGATACGCGAGAGGCACAGACACAGGTTCGAGCTGAACCAGAAGTACCTCGAGAAGTTCGAGAAGAAGGGGATGCACTACACTGCATTCAGCGACAACGGCAGGAGGGCTGAGATAATGGAGTTGGATGGTCACCCGTTCTACATGGGCACCCAGTTCCACCCGGAGTACATCAGCAGGCCCGAGAGGCCCGAGCCCATCTACGTGGAGTTCATGGCAGCGGCCAGAAGGAGGTTAGAGGGGTCGTCAAACGAAGGAGAAAGAATGAAGGCCCTGGCTCGCTGA
- a CDS encoding ECF transporter S component — MSDTGQEPARPPRPSASTNLAVVVVFSSLIALATFFSIKLPTPLGEITWAPPIYMALSVLAGPRTGAAATGIGSFVGESLNVAFLGWPAIYAPGIVWARAPEALIIGWARRRGTRTLAAAMVGATVFETLAFFFPDWAFYTFGVFGYGSPTGASTGFYAALPDFLTLLDLAFIPIAFVLIRVARPAFKRLGFE, encoded by the coding sequence GTGAGTGACACAGGGCAAGAGCCTGCTAGGCCTCCCAGGCCGAGCGCGTCCACGAACCTCGCCGTCGTCGTAGTATTCTCTTCTCTGATAGCCCTCGCCACTTTCTTTTCGATAAAACTCCCAACCCCGCTGGGTGAAATCACCTGGGCCCCGCCCATCTACATGGCCCTGAGTGTGTTGGCTGGGCCGAGGACCGGGGCTGCCGCCACGGGGATCGGTTCCTTTGTTGGTGAATCGCTGAACGTCGCTTTCCTGGGGTGGCCTGCGATATACGCGCCCGGAATCGTATGGGCAAGGGCCCCGGAAGCGCTGATCATAGGATGGGCGCGGCGAAGGGGGACAAGAACTTTGGCGGCAGCGATGGTCGGAGCGACTGTCTTTGAGACCCTCGCGTTCTTCTTTCCTGACTGGGCGTTCTACACGTTCGGGGTCTTCGGGTACGGAAGCCCGACCGGGGCTAGTACGGGCTTCTATGCGGCCCTGCCTGATTTCCTGACACTGCTCGACCTTGCGTTCATCCCCATTGCCTTCGTCCTGATCCGAGTAGCCAGACCCGCCTTCAAGCGGCTCGGATTCGAGTAG